From the Streptomyces nodosus genome, the window CCTCCAGGAGCGAGCGGCGTATGCCCTCGAACCCGGCGGGCCCCCGGTGGTGTTCCGGACGCCAGCGCACCGCGGCCCGGGACGCACGCGCGAAGAACTCCCGTGCCACCGGCTCCGGCATCCCGCTGCGGGCGAAGACACGCAGCAGATCGCGGACCATCACGTCGTACAGCACCGCCCGGGGCCCCTCGGGCGTGCCCCGCTCGGCCAGCAGTCGGTGCAGCCGCTCGTAGTGTTCGACGAGCGCATAGCGCTGTGCGGCGGTCACCGGCGGCAGGCTCTGCTCGCGCAACTCCCGTATCTCATAGGCCACCTGGTCGAGACAGGCGATCTCGCCGGCGCCCAGCAGCAGGGCCGTGGCGGTGTACGCCTCGTCCTCGGGGACCCCCTCCTCCGCGAGCAGCGCGGAGACCTCCGGGGACCGCCAGAAGTCCGCGCGTATCACGCGGTTGCCCAGCACCGGTGTCAGCCGCAGCAGTTGAGGGAGGTCGCTGAGCGGGGCGGCACGGCGGCCGGCGCGGGCCAGGAACCGGCCGTCCGCGCTGGGCGCGCCCGAGGTCCCCCAGGTGGACCGGACATGGTCGACGACCAGGACGTCCACCGAGCCGGCGAGTTCGGCGGTGCGGTCGGCGACGGTGCGCAGGGCGCCGGCCGGCAGTCCGTCCTTGGCGTGCACGAAGTGCAGCCAGCGCCCGGTGGCCCGGTCGGCCCCCGCCGCGCGGGCCGCGCCGTCGCCGGTGCTCCCGGGCAGCGGCACCACCACCATCCGGGAGTCCTGGGCCGCATACCGCTCCGCCTGCTGCCGGGCCCAGTCGCCGACGGCGGCGACGACTATCTCCGCCTCGGCGTAGGGCTCGGCGGACAGGGCGTCCAGGAGTTCGCCCAGATGCCCCTGGGGATCGGGGCCGTGGACGACGACGCTCAGCCCTGGTTGCACGAGGCTTTCCTTTCTTCTGTTCTCCGGACACCCATGGCTCGGGCACCGCTGCCGGCGACGGCCGGGGACATGAACAAAGTTTCGAGCGCTTTCTGCGCCTCAGAGAGGAAGAGTGGTTTTCCTGGAGTTAGGTTCCCTTTGCCGCGGATTCAGCCCTTGGTCGCCTTGGCGCGCCCGGGCTTGTCCTCGCCGCCCGTGAAGGCCTCGTACGCCTCCAGGACCTCCTCGGTCGGGCCGTCCATGCGCAGCACCCCGCGCTCCAGCCAGAGCACCCGGTCGCAGGTGTCACGGATCGACTTGTTGCTGTGGCTGACCAGGAAGACCGTGCCCGCGTGCCGGCGCAGCTCACGGATGCGTTTCTCGGAGCGCCGCTGGAAGGAGCGGTCGCCCGTGGCCAGGGCCTCGTCGATCAGCAGGACGTCATGGTCCTTGGCGGCGGCGATTGAGAAGCGCAGCCGGGCGGCCATGCCGGAGGAGTACGTCCGCATGGGCAGGGTGATGAAGTCGCCCTTCTCGTTGATGCCGGAGAAGTCGACGATCCCCTGGTAGCGCTCCTTGACCTGCTCCCGGGACATGCCCATGGCCAGGCCGCCGAGATGGACATTGCGCTCGCCCGTCAGATCGTTCATGAGCGCCGCGTTCACGCCGAGGAGGGAGGGCTGGCCATCGGTGAAGATCCTGCCGTTCTCCACCGGCAGCAGTCCGGCGACGGCCTTGAGCAGCGTCGACTTTCCGGAGCCATTGGTGCCGATCAGCCCGATGGCCTCGCCCTTGTAGGCGGTGAAGGACACGTTCCGGACGGCGTGCACCCGGCGCACCCCGGCCGCCTTCTCCGCCTGCCCGCGGCGCAGCATGCGGTGGAGCGCGGCGGTGGCGGTGCCGCGGCCGGCTCCGGTGCCGTTGACGCGGTAGACGATGTCGACGCCGTCACAGATGACGGTCGGGATGCGCTCGGCGCTGGTCGGGTCAGCCACGGCCGTAGGTCTCCTCAGCCTTCCAGAAGTAGATGAAGCCGCCGACGCCGACGAGCAGCGCCCAGCCCGTGGCCGCCGGCCACACATGGTGGGGGAGTTGGCTCGCGTGGAAGCTGTCGATCAGCGCGAAGCGCATCAGGTCGATGTAGACGGCGGCCGGATTGATCTCCAGCGCGGTCATCACGGCGGGCGGCAGATCGCTGTTCTTCGTCAGCTTGTCGATGCTCCACATGACGCCCGAGACATACATCCAGGTGCGCAGGAGGAACGGCATCAGCTGGGCGATGTCCGGTGTCTTGGCGCCCATCCTGGCCATGATCATCGCCATCCCGGCGTTGAACATGAACTGCAGCACCAGCGCGGGGATCGCCAGCACCCAGGAGAGGGAGACCGGCACACCGAAGCAGAGCAGGATGACGAGCAGCGCGGCCATCGAGAACAGCAGCTGCTGGAGCTGCTGGAGGCAGAAGGAGATGGGCAGCGCGGCGCGCGGGAAGTGCAGGGCGCGGACGAGCCCGAGGTTGCCGGAGATCGCCCGGGTGCCCGCCATGATCGAGCTCTGCGTGAACGTCCAGATGAACACGCCCGTGACCAGGAACGGGATGTAGTCGGGCACCCCGTGCTTGGTGCCGAGCAGCACACCGAAGATGAAGTAGTACACCGCCGCGTTCAGCAGGGGGTTCGCGACCTGCCAGAGCTGGCCCAGCTTCGCCTGGCTGTACTGGGCCGTCAGCTTGGCGGTGGCGAAGGCCGTGATGAAGTGACGGCGCGCCCACAGCTGCCGGACGTACGCGCGCAGGGTGGGGCGGGCACCGCTGACCGACAGACCGAACCGGGCGGCGAGCTGCGCCGGGGTCTCGGCCGGAACGGCCGCCGTGGAGGGCGGTGTGTGAAGGGCCTGGCTCACATCCGTCGCTTTCGCTCGGGGATCGGGTCCGCGAACCGGTCTGCAGTCTTCCGCCGTGCCGACCCCATGGGTACCGTTCCCCGGCTTTTCTCACGTTTCTTGCCGGGGTCTTGCTCTGCTCTTGGGGTCTCGGGCAGCTCTTGGGGGTTCGAACGACTGCCCTTTACGTCGGGACGGAACCGTATCGTCGTTACGCGAGCGTAAGCCGTTCCGACGTCGGGACGCAACCGTTCCGTCGTCACGCCCTATGCTGGTCCGTATGACCACGAACGCCGACACTGCCGACACTGCAGAGGTGAAGCGGCGCCGCAGGGTGCCTGCGGGCGCGGCCGTCCTCCGTGAGGATGTGACGGAGGCCATCCGGATGGCCGTCTTCGAGGAGCTCGCGGCCGTCGGTTACGCCCGGATGTCCATCGAGGGCATCGCCCGCCGGGCCGGGGTCGGCAAGACGGCGGTGTACCGCCGCTGGCGTTCCAAGCTGCACCTGGTCCTCGATCTGGTCTCGGCGGTCGCGGTGCAGGGGCTGCCCGCCCCCGACACCGGCTCCCTGGAGAGTGATCTGCGGCTGCTGTACGAGGTGACCTCCCGCGCCCTGCGGCACCCGGTGGCCGGCCAGATCATCCCGGATCTCCAGGCGGAGGCGGCCCGCAACCCGGACATCGCGGACGCCCTGCAGAAGGCGCTGCGCGAGGGCCAGCAGAGCGTGGCGAGCGGCATCGTCGCCGCGGCCGCCGCCCGCGGCGAGATCGGCGAGGACATCGACATGGACCTGGCGCTCGACCTGATCTCGGGGCCGCTGTACTGGCGGGCGGTGGTGGTACGGGATCCGAAGCCGCCCAAGGGCTATCTGGCGGGGCTGGCCCGGGCCACGGCGGGGGCGCTCAGGGCGCTGTGAACGGGACGTCCGCCCTGTTCGGCGCCGTGACGCCCCCCGTCGCCCGTGCCTCGCCGACGCGTTTTCCACCCCTCCCCCGTTCCCCGTTCGCGGACGCCCTGATGGATACTCGGAATCGATCTTGAACGAGATGTCATGGGACGGGGAACGGCGATGCGCATCGAGCGGCACCGGGTGGGTGAGGGCGCGGTCGCCGCGGCCCGCGAGAACTTCGCCGACCGGATCGGCACCCTGGCCCGGTCGATGTCGAAGGCCGGCTGGATGACCACCTATGAATGGTGGGAGCTGGCGGAGGAGTTCCTCGACTATCTGGGCGCGCTCTCCGTCAGCACCCCGGATCTGTACACCCCGGAGGCCAGGGCGGTCCTCGACAACGCCACGGAGGCCGCGGCGGGCGCGGTGGCGTATGCCGCGTACCACCCCCATGTCTCGTTCCACATCTTCCTCGACTACCTCAACTTCGGGATGAGTTACGAGCCCGGGTCGGGGGCGCCCGTGGAGTCCGTCACTGCTGACCTGTGGCTGGACGCCTTCTGTCTGGCGATCCTCTCCGACCGGGCGGAACGGCACGGCGAGGCCTTCCACTTCGCCCGCCGGAAGTTCCCGCCCCTCGCGGCCGGACAGCCCGCGGTCGAACTCGCGGGCGGCTTCATGGCGTACGTCATCGGGGACACCGGGGACGACGACGCCGGCTATCCGCCGTCCCGGGAGGAAAAACTCGCCGCGCTCGACGCCGCGCTCACCCGGATCCGGTACCGGGACGACGGGACCGCCGCCGTCCTGCACGATCCGCGCACGGTCGCGCTCCAGGCCCTGCGGGCCCTGACCACCGGCGACGAGAAGGCCTTCCGCACCGCCGTGGTGAAGCTGCTGCTCCCCTATGCCGCGCTCAACGGGCCCGGCGCCGAGCCGCGCACCCTGCTGCCGCTGCTTCCGCTCGCCCTGGCGGCCCTGGGCCATCGCCGGGAGGGCTGGCAGCAGCCGGTCGCCACCGACTACTTCCCGCGCGCCCTGGTCACCGGCTTCGAGTCGGCGGGGCCGAGGGTGGGCGCCTACGGCCGGGACCGGCGCCCCGAGGCGGTGGCGGAGGCGGCCGCCGGGCCGGTGACGTTCGCGCGGCCCGAGCAACCGCAGCCCCTGCACCCGGAGAGCGAAGCGCTGTTCGAGCAGTACACCAGGGAGGCCGTCACCCCGCGGGGCGCGGAGCCGCTGGAAGCCCGGGGCCTGGCCTCCGCCATGAACCACCAGCGCATCCTCTTCAAGATCCGGGCCACCCAGTCCCCGGACGCGACGGGCCTCCAGCTCCGCAACCTGCGGCTCGCGGCCGAGGCCGGGGCCGCGCTCTTCAGTACGACGCTCGCCCAGCCCGACGCGGAGGTCCAGGTGACCATCGACGGGCACCCGGTCACCTACCGCGCCTATCACGGGGAGATGGCCGGACCCGGCGTCTGGCACACCGCGGTGAACCTCGCCCTGATCACGGGACGGCGCGAGAACCTGGCCCCGCTGGTGCTGGCCGGGCCCACCCGGGTCGGCAAGGACGAGTCGGCCTTCGCCGCCTACCGCCGGGCCCTCCACGACTATCTGCGCGGCGAGGACCCGGAGGCCGCCACGGAGCTGGCCCTTCAGGAGTGCGAGAAGGCGAGGACCTGGGGTTTCCTGCCGCCGCCCGCGGTCCTCTTCTCCCAGCTGGTCGAGGGCGACGAGGAGAGCTTCCAGCTGGCGCTCCTCGATGCGCTGGAGGCCCACCGCGACCACTACGCGATCGGCGACCGCGCGACCGACCCCGACGCCGCGCTCAGCCTGGACATCCTGGCCCTGGCCTGCCATGCCCGCCGTCGCGGCTGGGAGATCCGGGTCAGGTCCCCCTATCTGCCGGCCCGGCTCCTGGAGGCGGCGAAGCCCTTCTGAGAGCTCCGAACAAAAGTGGGGTCCGATCAGCGGGCGCCGCCCGCCGGGCCCCACTTTTGTTCGGAGCTCTAAGCCCTCGGCACCTCCGGGCCCGAGCCGCCCGGGGCCACCGGTTCCTCCCCGTGGATGCCGTCGGTCACCCGGGCAGCGCGGCCCGGCGGAGCAGGCGGTGGAGTCTGCGGGTCAGGACGGAGGAGACACCGTGGACCCCCGGGGCCAGCCGGAGGGCCAGGGCGCCGGAGTGGGTGGCGTACGGCTGGACGAGCAGTACGCCGTGGCGCACGCTCGGCAGGACGCGGCGGCGCAGTATGCCGGGGCCGGTGAGGGCGTGGGCCGTGGTGTCGCGGCTGGTGCCGTCGTCGAAGCGGAGCGTCAGCCGCACGTCCCAGGTGCCGGCGCCGAGGGTTCCGAGGGCCACCGGCGTCTCGGCCGTCCAGCCGCCCGAGGTGCCGTCCCGCCGGAGCTGGGCCGTGGTGCGGCGGACCCCGGGCCGCGCGGCGCCCTCCCGCGGCACGAACTCCACGTCCACCCGGGAGGGCCGCGCGTTCTCCAGCCGCCCGTACAGCTCGTGCAGGCGCAGCCGCAGCAGGGTGGTGCGCGCGCCGGGGCGCAGTTCGG encodes:
- a CDS encoding ABC transporter ATP-binding protein; amino-acid sequence: MADPTSAERIPTVICDGVDIVYRVNGTGAGRGTATAALHRMLRRGQAEKAAGVRRVHAVRNVSFTAYKGEAIGLIGTNGSGKSTLLKAVAGLLPVENGRIFTDGQPSLLGVNAALMNDLTGERNVHLGGLAMGMSREQVKERYQGIVDFSGINEKGDFITLPMRTYSSGMAARLRFSIAAAKDHDVLLIDEALATGDRSFQRRSEKRIRELRRHAGTVFLVSHSNKSIRDTCDRVLWLERGVLRMDGPTEEVLEAYEAFTGGEDKPGRAKATKG
- a CDS encoding immunity 49 family protein, with translation MGRGTAMRIERHRVGEGAVAAARENFADRIGTLARSMSKAGWMTTYEWWELAEEFLDYLGALSVSTPDLYTPEARAVLDNATEAAAGAVAYAAYHPHVSFHIFLDYLNFGMSYEPGSGAPVESVTADLWLDAFCLAILSDRAERHGEAFHFARRKFPPLAAGQPAVELAGGFMAYVIGDTGDDDAGYPPSREEKLAALDAALTRIRYRDDGTAAVLHDPRTVALQALRALTTGDEKAFRTAVVKLLLPYAALNGPGAEPRTLLPLLPLALAALGHRREGWQQPVATDYFPRALVTGFESAGPRVGAYGRDRRPEAVAEAAAGPVTFARPEQPQPLHPESEALFEQYTREAVTPRGAEPLEARGLASAMNHQRILFKIRATQSPDATGLQLRNLRLAAEAGAALFSTTLAQPDAEVQVTIDGHPVTYRAYHGEMAGPGVWHTAVNLALITGRRENLAPLVLAGPTRVGKDESAFAAYRRALHDYLRGEDPEAATELALQECEKARTWGFLPPPAVLFSQLVEGDEESFQLALLDALEAHRDHYAIGDRATDPDAALSLDILALACHARRRGWEIRVRSPYLPARLLEAAKPF
- a CDS encoding ABC transporter permease produces the protein MSQALHTPPSTAAVPAETPAQLAARFGLSVSGARPTLRAYVRQLWARRHFITAFATAKLTAQYSQAKLGQLWQVANPLLNAAVYYFIFGVLLGTKHGVPDYIPFLVTGVFIWTFTQSSIMAGTRAISGNLGLVRALHFPRAALPISFCLQQLQQLLFSMAALLVILLCFGVPVSLSWVLAIPALVLQFMFNAGMAMIMARMGAKTPDIAQLMPFLLRTWMYVSGVMWSIDKLTKNSDLPPAVMTALEINPAAVYIDLMRFALIDSFHASQLPHHVWPAATGWALLVGVGGFIYFWKAEETYGRG
- a CDS encoding TetR/AcrR family transcriptional regulator, which encodes MTTNADTADTAEVKRRRRVPAGAAVLREDVTEAIRMAVFEELAAVGYARMSIEGIARRAGVGKTAVYRRWRSKLHLVLDLVSAVAVQGLPAPDTGSLESDLRLLYEVTSRALRHPVAGQIIPDLQAEAARNPDIADALQKALREGQQSVASGIVAAAAARGEIGEDIDMDLALDLISGPLYWRAVVVRDPKPPKGYLAGLARATAGALRAL